TGCGGCACGGTCGCAGATCGCGGCAAGCTGGCATCGCTCGGTGCGCAAACACGGGCTGAACCCCGATGAACACCGCGCGCCAGAACGGATCGAACAATCGGAACTGAACCACCGACGCGCGGCGTTGGACAAGTTCATGATGCTGGCCGCCCCACGACTTGATGCGCTGTATACGCTGGTCGGACAGTCCGGCTTTGCCGTGTTGCTGACCGACAAGGACGGCGTGGTGCTGGACCAGCGCATTTCCGACGCCGACGTTGATGCATTTGAAAACTGGGGCCTGTGCACCGGCGCAGACTGGAGCGAGGAACGCGAGGGCACCAACGGGATCGGCACCTGCCTGACCGAACGCCGCCGCGTCATCATCCATCAGGGCGACCATTTCCTGTCACGAAATACAGCCATGAGCTGTATCGACGCGCCGATCTACGGGGCCGATGGTGCGATCATCGGCGCGCTGGACGTGTCGTCCGCCCGCGCCGACCAGACCGAGGCGTTCAACCGGCTGATCAGTGCCCAGGTCGCACAGACCGCCCGCGCCATCGAGGAAGCCAATTTTCGCAACACCTATAATCCCGCGCGGATCATCACCGCAGGCGACGACGCCGAAGGCGCCACGCTGTTGGCGGTGGACGACAGCGATCTTGTGGTCGGGGCCACCCGCGCGGCACGCACGCTGTTTGGCATGGCCGGCACCGGCCCGCTGATTGCCCGCCCCGCCGCCGATGTGATGGGGCGCGAAGACGGGCCCACCGGCTTTGAACGCGCCGAACGCGACGCGGTGAAACGCGCGCTTGCGCGTGCCGGTGGCAATGTTTCACAGGCCGCGCGCCAGCTTGGCGTGGGCCGCGCCACCCTGTACCGGCGCATGAAGCGGCTGGGGCTCGACGAAACCTAGCCGCGCCTGTCTCATTGCTGAGACAGTTTTCCCCAACTTTCGATTTCCGCCCGATGACAGCGCGCGTTTGTGCCGTCAGCTTATGCGCAATCCGGGAGGGAGACCCGGTATTCTCAGGAGGAACCACACATGAAAGATCTCGCACATACCGAATCCGGCACCTACACATCGCCGTTCAAGACCCGTTACGACAACTTCATCGGCGGCGCGTTCGTCGCACCCGTGAACGGGCGCTATTTTGAAAACGTCACGCCGATCACCGGCGAAAAGATCAACGATTGCGCCCGCTCGGACGCCGCCGACGTGGAACTGGCGCTGGACGCCGCCCATGCCGCCAAGGCTGCCTGGGCCAAGACATCGGTCACCGAACGCGCCAACCTGCTGCTGAAAATCGCTGATGCCATCGACGCCAACCTTGAGCTGCTGGCGCAGGCCGAAACATGGGACAACGGCAAGCCGATCCGTGAAACCATGGCCGCCGACATTCCGCTGTCCGCCGACCACTTCCGCTATTTCTCAAGCGTGCTGCGCGGGCAGGAAGGCTCGATGAGCGAGATCGACGCCGACACCGTCGCCTATCACTACCACGAACCGCTGGGCGTGGTCGGCCAGATCATCCCGTGGAACTTTTCCATCCTGATGGCCGCGTGGAAACTGGCCCCGGCGCTGGCGGCTGGCAACTGCATCGTGATGAAACCCGCCGAACAGACCCCCGCCGCAATCATGGTGCTTGCCGAGATCATCGCCGACATCCTGCCCGCCGGTGTGCTGAACATCGTCAACGGCTATGGTGCCGAAGTTGGCGCGGCGCTGGCCACGTCCAAACGCATCGCCAAGATCGCCTTTACCGGCTCGACCGCGACGGGCCGCACAATCATGAAAGCCGCCACCGAAAACCTGATCCCCGTGACGCTGGAACTGGGCGGCAAAAGCCCGAACCTGTTCTTTGCCGACATCATGCGCGAGGATGACGCGTTTCTGGACAAAGCGGTCGAAGGGTTCGTTCTGTTCGCCTTCAACCAGGGCGAGGTCTGCACCTGCCCGTCGCGTGCGCTGGTGCACGAGGACATCTACGACGCCTTCATGGAGCGTGTCATTGCCCGCGTCAAAGCGATCAAACACGGCGACCCGCGCAATCCCGAAACCATGGTGGGCGCACAGGCCAGCAAGGCGCAGCAGGACAAGATCCTGTCCTATTTCACCATCGGCCGCGAAGAGGGCGCCGAAGTGCTGATCGGCGGCGCGGCGGCCGCGTTCACCGGCGAATTGTCGGGCGGCAACTACATCCAGCCGACGATCCTGAAGGGCCACAACAAGATGCGCGTGTTCCAGGAGGAAATCTTTGGCCCCGTGGTCTCCGTGACCACATTCAAGGACGAGGCCGAAGCCCTCGCGATTGCCAATGACACCATGTACGGGCTGGGCGCCGGCGTGTGGTCGCGCGACATGAACACCTGCTACCGCGTCGGCCGCGCGATCGAGGCGGGCCGGGTCTGGGTGAACAACTACCACGCCTACCCCGCCCACGCGGCCTTTGGCGGCTACAAACAGTCGGGCATCGGGCGCGAAAACCACAAGATGATGCTGGACCACTACCAACAGACCAAGAACCTGCTGGTCAGCTACAACCCCAACAAGCTGGGCTTTTTCTAAGACGCGAAAAGCGGCCCCCTGCGCGCGCAGCGCGGGGGCATCCAACCATCGCAAAACCAAACTTTCGTGCATGTCAAATGCGGTTTGGGCGCTGGCGCGGGACAACACGTGGTATCGCGAGGGCGAACAGGCCGCGCGGTATCTGCAACGCCCTGCCATCGCGGTGGACGTGCGCAACGCGGCGGCGATGATTGCGATCTGCAAGGACCGGCTTGCGGGGTTCAGCTGACCACACAGGGCAGCGCCCGACCGCGGGTGGGCGCAGATACCCTCGTTTATGCCACTTTATCTAACCGCTTTGGCGTGGGGCTTTAGAGGCGCAAGACGGCGAAGAAGCGCCCGCCCATGGGGCGGTCGGGCGCTGCCCGGCGGCACTGCGTGCCTTTGTTCCGGGCTTTGGTGCATGGCGGCAATGTCCCGCACAGCGACCACCCGCCCCTACAGCGCAGGCACCACCAGATCACCCACTTCGCCGTCGCGGTGCAGTTCCGCACCCGTCACCGATTGCAAATCCTCCAGCGACACCGCCGCCAGCTTCTCGCGCAGCACAAAGCGTCCGCCGGTCACGTCCACCACGCACAGCGACGTATAGACCCGCGTCACACAGCCCACGCCGGTCAGCGGCATGGTGCAACTCTCGACCAGCTTGGGCGCGCCCTTCTTGGTCACGTGGTCGGTGATCACCGCCACCCGTTTCGCCCCATGCACCAGATCCATCGCACCGCCCACCGCAGGCACGCCACCGCGCCCGGTGGACCAGTTCGCCAGATCCCCGTTCTGCGCAATCTCGTAGGCGCCCAGGATCGCCACGTCCAGATGCCCGCCGCGCACCATGGCAAAGCTGTCGGCGTGGTGGAAAAACGCGGCACCGGGGTTCAGCGTGATCGCCTTTTTGCCCGCGTTGATCAGGTCCCAGTCCTCGTCCCCCGCCGCAGGGGCACGGCCAAAGCCCAGCACGCCGTTCTCGGTGTGAAACACCGCCTCGCGGCCCTCGGGCTGGAACTTGGCCACCATCTCGGGAAAGCCGATGCCAAGGTTGACATAGGCACCGTCTTCGATGTCCTGCGCCGCCCGCCATGCGATTTGCGCGTTGCTCAGTTGAATGTCATTCAGATCAAGGCTCATGGGTACACCGCCTCTTGCCGGTTCAG
This Pseudosulfitobacter sp. DSM 107133 DNA region includes the following protein-coding sequences:
- a CDS encoding aldehyde dehydrogenase family protein; translation: MKDLAHTESGTYTSPFKTRYDNFIGGAFVAPVNGRYFENVTPITGEKINDCARSDAADVELALDAAHAAKAAWAKTSVTERANLLLKIADAIDANLELLAQAETWDNGKPIRETMAADIPLSADHFRYFSSVLRGQEGSMSEIDADTVAYHYHEPLGVVGQIIPWNFSILMAAWKLAPALAAGNCIVMKPAEQTPAAIMVLAEIIADILPAGVLNIVNGYGAEVGAALATSKRIAKIAFTGSTATGRTIMKAATENLIPVTLELGGKSPNLFFADIMREDDAFLDKAVEGFVLFAFNQGEVCTCPSRALVHEDIYDAFMERVIARVKAIKHGDPRNPETMVGAQASKAQQDKILSYFTIGREEGAEVLIGGAAAAFTGELSGGNYIQPTILKGHNKMRVFQEEIFGPVVSVTTFKDEAEALAIANDTMYGLGAGVWSRDMNTCYRVGRAIEAGRVWVNNYHAYPAHAAFGGYKQSGIGRENHKMMLDHYQQTKNLLVSYNPNKLGFF
- a CDS encoding helix-turn-helix domain-containing protein; translation: MSREPSHADKVLQATQSSSAAARSQIAASWHRSVRKHGLNPDEHRAPERIEQSELNHRRAALDKFMMLAAPRLDALYTLVGQSGFAVLLTDKDGVVLDQRISDADVDAFENWGLCTGADWSEEREGTNGIGTCLTERRRVIIHQGDHFLSRNTAMSCIDAPIYGADGAIIGALDVSSARADQTEAFNRLISAQVAQTARAIEEANFRNTYNPARIITAGDDAEGATLLAVDDSDLVVGATRAARTLFGMAGTGPLIARPAADVMGREDGPTGFERAERDAVKRALARAGGNVSQAARQLGVGRATLYRRMKRLGLDET
- a CDS encoding 3-oxoacid CoA-transferase subunit B, which codes for MSLDLNDIQLSNAQIAWRAAQDIEDGAYVNLGIGFPEMVAKFQPEGREAVFHTENGVLGFGRAPAAGDEDWDLINAGKKAITLNPGAAFFHHADSFAMVRGGHLDVAILGAYEIAQNGDLANWSTGRGGVPAVGGAMDLVHGAKRVAVITDHVTKKGAPKLVESCTMPLTGVGCVTRVYTSLCVVDVTGGRFVLREKLAAVSLEDLQSVTGAELHRDGEVGDLVVPAL